The Anolis carolinensis isolate JA03-04 chromosome 2, rAnoCar3.1.pri, whole genome shotgun sequence genome has a window encoding:
- the fbxw12 gene encoding F-box/WD repeat-containing protein 12 isoform X2 produces the protein MSADALPLDCLLHLFACLEVPDLLRAAQVSKTWNEASETTSLWRNLCLRRWAFCNISVIPGMQTWKKYYLHRSNLEHKMESGRPSVDYTCKAIRGHKGVINAMAYLSENEHTFATGKVKSIVCTASSDGTIRAWNVQEGTQIWSSPQQEAPLLNIITFPLHKLAATTDSQGTVKLWHGDTGEELAAFSVSSSSCSVVGYTINNKPFLTVGTGEGVLYQLAAADLSQVLRTKVFHAGGIELSLCSPDGQWIIVCPTDPAYSPKVFYTHCVTHPDDDELMLSSPLPVTDHRLVTCWLPAEPARIAIMHNDEINFRIVCFDIAIEKKSRYKRNITAQQVASFTLPTQEPWMTEKIMKGSGKQTILIAAGLELKLYSLMGTELMAFKDHYKIITSIWVDPFHVVTSSMDLSLRVYSWKNDNKSSLLISCYHLLGGSHRWSRKIQLTGNVHAKELQ, from the exons ATGAGTGCCGACGCGCTGCCGCTGGACTGCCTGCTCCACCTCTTCGCCTGCCTGGAGGTGCCCGACCTGCTCCGAGCCGCCCAAGTCAGCAAG ACATGGAACGAAGCATCAGAGACCACTTCTCTTTGGAG AAATTTGTGTCTAAGACGGTGGGCCTTCTGCAATATCTCTGTGATCCCAGGAATGCAGACCTGGAAAAAGTACTACCTCCACCGATCAAACCTTGAGCATAAGATGGAATCAGGACGGCCTTCAGTTGATTATACATGTAAAGCTATTAGAGGACATAAAG GAGTAATAAATGCCATGGCTTATCTATCAGAGAATGAACACACTTTTGCAACAGGAAAGGTGAAGTCTATTGTATGTACTGCATCTTCTGATGGCACTATCAGAGCATGGAATGTCCAAGAG ggCACGCAGATTTGGTCAAGTCCACAACAGGAAGCTCCACTACTAAATATTATCACATTTCCTCTGCATAAATTGGCAGCTACCACAGACTCTCAGGGGACAGTGAAACTGTGGCATGGAGACACAGGGGAAGAGCTTGCAGCATTTTCAGTGTCATCCTCCTCGTGCTCTGTGGTTGGCTACACAATAAACAATAAGCCATTCCTAACG GTAGGCACCGGAGAAGGTGTACTCTACCAATTGGCAGCTGCTGACTTAAGCCAGGTTTTACGCACAAAAGTGTTTCACGCTGGTGGCATAGAGTTGTCACTCTGCTCGCCAGATGGACAATGGATAATTGTTTGTCCTACTGATCCTGCTTATTCGCCAAAG GTATTCTACACACATTGTGTAACTCACCCAGATGATGATGAACTGATGTTGTCTAGCCCCTTACCAGTCACAGACCACCGTCTTGTCACCTGCTGGTtaccagcagaaccagcaagaaTAGCCATAATGCATAACGATGAGATTAATTTTCGCATTGTTTGCTTTGATATAGCCATTGAGAAGAAGTCCAgatataaaagaaacattacag cTCAACAGGTTGCAAGCTTCACGTTACCAACACAAGAACCATGGATGACTGAGAAGATCATGAAAGgatctggcaaacaaactattcTTATAGCAGCTGGATTGGAGCTGAAATTATACTCTCTGATGGGGACTGAATTAATGGCTTTCAAGGATCACTATAAAATTATTACATCAATCTGGGTG GATCCATTTCATGTTGTTACATCATCCATGGACCTCTCTCTCCGTGTGTACTCCTGGAAAAATGACAACAAATCCTCCTTGTTGATTAGTTGCTATCATTTACTAGGTGGTTCTCACAGATGGTCAAG
- the fbxw12 gene encoding F-box/WD repeat-containing protein 12 isoform X1, with amino-acid sequence MSADALPLDCLLHLFACLEVPDLLRAAQVSKTWNEASETTSLWRNLCLRRWAFCNISVIPGMQTWKKYYLHRSNLEHKMESGRPSVDYTCKAIRGHKGVINAMAYLSENEHTFATGKVKSIVCTASSDGTIRAWNVQEGTQIWSSPQQEAPLLNIITFPLHKLAATTDSQGTVKLWHGDTGEELAAFSVSSSSCSVVGYTINNKPFLTVGTGEGVLYQLAAADLSQVLRTKVFHAGGIELSLCSPDGQWIIVCPTDPAYSPKVFYTHCVTHPDDDELMLSSPLPVTDHRLVTCWLPAEPARIAIMHNDEINFRIVCFDIAIEKKSRYKRNITAQQVASFTLPTQEPWMTEKIMKGSGKQTILIAAGLELKLYSLMGTELMAFKDHYKIITSIWVDPFHVVTSSMDLSLRVYSWKNDNKSSLLISCYHLLGGSHRWSSGFRNVACDDVSIVGVVAGTDGTDILRAYSFNL; translated from the exons ATGAGTGCCGACGCGCTGCCGCTGGACTGCCTGCTCCACCTCTTCGCCTGCCTGGAGGTGCCCGACCTGCTCCGAGCCGCCCAAGTCAGCAAG ACATGGAACGAAGCATCAGAGACCACTTCTCTTTGGAG AAATTTGTGTCTAAGACGGTGGGCCTTCTGCAATATCTCTGTGATCCCAGGAATGCAGACCTGGAAAAAGTACTACCTCCACCGATCAAACCTTGAGCATAAGATGGAATCAGGACGGCCTTCAGTTGATTATACATGTAAAGCTATTAGAGGACATAAAG GAGTAATAAATGCCATGGCTTATCTATCAGAGAATGAACACACTTTTGCAACAGGAAAGGTGAAGTCTATTGTATGTACTGCATCTTCTGATGGCACTATCAGAGCATGGAATGTCCAAGAG ggCACGCAGATTTGGTCAAGTCCACAACAGGAAGCTCCACTACTAAATATTATCACATTTCCTCTGCATAAATTGGCAGCTACCACAGACTCTCAGGGGACAGTGAAACTGTGGCATGGAGACACAGGGGAAGAGCTTGCAGCATTTTCAGTGTCATCCTCCTCGTGCTCTGTGGTTGGCTACACAATAAACAATAAGCCATTCCTAACG GTAGGCACCGGAGAAGGTGTACTCTACCAATTGGCAGCTGCTGACTTAAGCCAGGTTTTACGCACAAAAGTGTTTCACGCTGGTGGCATAGAGTTGTCACTCTGCTCGCCAGATGGACAATGGATAATTGTTTGTCCTACTGATCCTGCTTATTCGCCAAAG GTATTCTACACACATTGTGTAACTCACCCAGATGATGATGAACTGATGTTGTCTAGCCCCTTACCAGTCACAGACCACCGTCTTGTCACCTGCTGGTtaccagcagaaccagcaagaaTAGCCATAATGCATAACGATGAGATTAATTTTCGCATTGTTTGCTTTGATATAGCCATTGAGAAGAAGTCCAgatataaaagaaacattacag cTCAACAGGTTGCAAGCTTCACGTTACCAACACAAGAACCATGGATGACTGAGAAGATCATGAAAGgatctggcaaacaaactattcTTATAGCAGCTGGATTGGAGCTGAAATTATACTCTCTGATGGGGACTGAATTAATGGCTTTCAAGGATCACTATAAAATTATTACATCAATCTGGGTG GATCCATTTCATGTTGTTACATCATCCATGGACCTCTCTCTCCGTGTGTACTCCTGGAAAAATGACAACAAATCCTCCTTGTTGATTAGTTGCTATCATTTACTAGGTGGTTCTCACAGATGGTCAAG CGGCTTCAGAAATGTGGCTTGTGACGATGTGAGCATTGTAGGCGTTGTGGCTGGAACTGATGGCACCGACATTTTAAGAGCATACTCCTTTAATCTTTAA